The Catenulispora sp. EB89 genome includes a region encoding these proteins:
- a CDS encoding PHP domain-containing protein, with product MLPPDNHVHSEYSWDALAGSMERTCERAVELGLPSIAFTEHADFSISELTAEDWFPAEWQRYVEVVDDRNILTPPAVDLTGYLETLERCRDRFPELRILSGVELSEAHWFPDQTADLLKRGGFQRILASLHTASRRDEPYADISASIKRGDAATEYSRYLAEAVRLIEEYDGFEVLTHIDYPVRYWPADEPFDLTRFEDEIRLVLRTLARADKVMEFNTRIPLDPRVVAWWRQEGGKGVSFASDAHRPDAVGNGFREAVAVARAAGFRPGADLFDFWVRD from the coding sequence GTCGAGCTCGGGCTGCCCTCGATCGCCTTCACCGAGCACGCGGATTTCAGCATCTCGGAACTGACCGCCGAGGACTGGTTCCCGGCCGAGTGGCAGCGCTACGTCGAGGTCGTGGACGATCGCAACATCCTGACTCCCCCGGCCGTCGACCTGACCGGCTACCTGGAGACGCTGGAGCGCTGCCGCGACCGCTTCCCGGAGCTGCGCATCCTGTCCGGCGTGGAGCTCAGTGAGGCGCACTGGTTCCCGGACCAGACCGCGGATCTGCTGAAGCGCGGCGGGTTCCAGCGGATCCTGGCCTCACTGCACACCGCGTCGCGGCGCGACGAGCCCTACGCCGACATCTCCGCGAGCATCAAGCGCGGCGACGCGGCCACGGAGTACAGCCGCTACCTCGCCGAGGCGGTGCGGCTGATCGAGGAGTACGACGGGTTCGAAGTGCTCACCCACATCGACTACCCGGTCCGGTACTGGCCCGCCGACGAGCCCTTCGACCTCACCCGGTTCGAGGACGAGATCCGCCTGGTGCTGCGGACGCTGGCGCGCGCCGACAAGGTCATGGAGTTCAACACCCGGATCCCGCTGGATCCGCGGGTGGTCGCGTGGTGGCGCCAGGAGGGCGGGAAGGGCGTGTCGTTCGCGTCCGACGCGCACCGGCCCGACGCGGTCGGCAACGGCTTCAGGGAGGCCGTGGCGGTGGCGCGGGCCGCCGGGTTCAGACCGGGCGCCGACCTGTTCGATTTCTGGGTGCGGGACTGA
- a CDS encoding carbon-nitrogen hydrolase family protein, producing MTLRLACLQAPATDHPNGAPDPAADRRANLAALADAAAGAAESGARLLITPEMYLTGYNLGAEVIAGLAEERHGPSQQEVSAIAARHGIAILYGYPERDGDGVVYNAVQLIGGDGAPVANYRKTHLFGDVDRAAFAPGEELVVQAELDGIRVGFLICYDVEFPETVRAHADAGTELLLVPTALMRPYEFVPRQIVPARAIESQLFVAYVNRVGVERDFVYAGETRVVAPDGRELAVGDDREELLLADVDLADLTASRDLNTYLQDRRTDLYGAQK from the coding sequence ATGACCCTCCGCCTGGCCTGCCTCCAAGCACCGGCAACCGACCACCCGAACGGCGCCCCGGACCCCGCCGCCGACCGCCGCGCCAACCTGGCCGCGCTGGCCGACGCCGCCGCCGGGGCCGCGGAGAGCGGCGCGCGCCTGCTCATCACCCCGGAGATGTACCTCACCGGCTACAACCTGGGCGCCGAGGTGATCGCCGGACTGGCCGAGGAGCGCCACGGGCCCTCGCAGCAGGAGGTGTCCGCGATCGCGGCCCGGCACGGGATCGCGATCCTGTACGGCTACCCCGAGCGCGACGGCGACGGCGTCGTGTACAACGCCGTGCAGCTGATCGGCGGCGACGGCGCCCCGGTGGCCAACTACCGCAAGACGCACCTGTTCGGCGACGTGGACCGGGCCGCGTTCGCCCCGGGCGAGGAGCTGGTGGTGCAGGCCGAGCTGGACGGCATCCGGGTCGGCTTCCTGATCTGTTACGACGTGGAGTTCCCCGAGACCGTGCGGGCGCACGCCGACGCCGGGACCGAGCTGCTGCTGGTGCCGACCGCCCTGATGCGGCCGTACGAGTTCGTGCCGCGGCAGATCGTGCCGGCGCGGGCGATCGAGTCGCAGCTGTTCGTGGCGTACGTGAACCGGGTTGGGGTGGAGCGGGACTTCGTCTACGCCGGCGAGACCCGGGTGGTGGCCCCGGACGGCCGGGAACTGGCGGTCGGCGACGACCGCGAGGAGCTGCTGCTGGCCGACGTGGACCTGGCGGACCTGACCGCCTCGCGCGATCTGAACACGTATCTGCAGGACCGCCGAACCGATCTGTACGGAGCCCAGAAGTGA